In the genome of Cherax quadricarinatus isolate ZL_2023a chromosome 40, ASM3850222v1, whole genome shotgun sequence, one region contains:
- the LOC128687366 gene encoding uncharacterized protein, which produces MGFKRLTPVVRVGGRGWLRLDARHAALTAALYSICASLVVSLLYVWRLVVNARHPQHLQDVYYGVQISYLSTVCTHITLVILSTFLIVGICKERCGLVTPWVVASITFMALEAVCCMYSNVLRDHINKRFDTICKAEMAFLVARLFLNILALWGVMRFYRNIRSGLTYKDPEAIEL; this is translated from the exons ATGGGTTTCAAAAG ACTAACGCCCGTGGTGAGAGTGGGCGGCCGTGGGTGGCTGCGTCTGGACGCCCGTCATGCCGCCCTCACCGCCGCCCTCTATTCTATC TGTGCgtcactggtggtgtcactgctgtacgtctggaggctggtggtgaacGCTAGACATCCCCAGCATCTTCAAGACGTCTACTACG GTGTTCAGATTTCGTACCTGTCTActgtgtgtacacacatcacactaGTTATACTGAGCACCTTCCTCATCGTCGGGATATGCAAg GAGCGGTGTGGGCTGGTCACACCCTGGGTGGTGGCTAGTATCACCTTCATGGCACTCGAGGCCGTCTGCTGCATGTACTCTAACGTACTCAGGGACCACATTAACAAG AGATTCGACACTATATGCAAAGCTGAAATGGCATTTTTGGTCGCAAGACTCTTTTTAAAT ATCCTTGCCCTGTGGGGAGTCATGAGGTTCTACAGAAACATTCGCTCCGGCCTCACCTACAAGGACCCAGAGGCCATAGAACTATAG